Sequence from the Candidatus Rokuibacteriota bacterium genome:
AGCCGCGATCACCGCCCCGACTGCAAGCAGGTCTGCATCGCCCTGGTCGTGAGCCGGGAGGGGATGCCGGTGGGCTACGAGCTCTTCGCCGGCAACCGCACGGATGTGACCACGGTCGAGGAGATCGTCGAGACGATGGAGACCCGGTTCGGGGTCGCCCACCGGATCTGGGTCATGGATCGCGGGATGACCAGCGAGGACAACCTCACGTGGTTGCGCGCGGGCGGCCGCCGCTACCTCGTGGGGATGCCCAAGAGCGAGCTGCGCAAGTGGGCCCGCCAAATCGCCGACGCGCAGGACTGGCACGCGGTGCGGGACGGCGTGGAGGCCAAGCAGTGCACCGGCCCGGACGGGGCCGAGACCTTCGTGCTCGTCCGCTCGGTCGAACGCCGCGAGAAAGAGCGGGCGATGCATGCACGCTTCACCCGGCGGATCGACGACGGCCTCGCGCGCCTGGGGCGCCGCCTGCAGCGGGCCCGCCGGGCCCTGGACGCGCGCCGCCTGGAACGGCAACTCGGCCGCCTGCTCGCGCTCAACACCCGCGCCGCCGGCCGCTACCTCATCGAGCTCGTCCCGGACGCCACCGTCCCCGCCGGCGTGCGCCTGGAGTGGACGGCCCGTCCCGAATGGGACGACTGGGCGCGCTGGAGCGAGGGCTGCTACGTCCTCCGCACCAACATCGCCGACTGGAGCGCCGAGGACCTCTGGCGCACCTACATCCAGCTCACCCAGGCTGAGGCGGCCTTCCGCATCCACAAGAGCGACCTCTCGCTGCGCCCGATCTGGCATCAGAAGGAGGACCGGGTCAAAGCCCACATCCTCGTCTGCTTCCTCGCCTACGTCCTCTGGAAGACCCTGGAGCAGTGGCAGCAGCGCGCGGGCCTCGGCCACAGTCCCCGCACCATCCTCGAGGAACTCCGGCGCATCCAGAGCACCGACGTCGTCCTCCCGACCGAGGACGGTCGGGAGCTCCGCCTTCGCTGCGTCGTCCGCCCCGACGCCGCTCAAGCCGCCCTGCTCGACCGGCTCGGCTTGGAACTTCCTGAGCGCCTCCGCATCGCCCGAGGCCTGGCCCAGACCCCGCCGGTGTAGTGCCGACTTTTTCCGTAACCCACTGAAACCATTACCCTGACCCCCTCGAACTGCGGAAGTTGGGCTAGCCACCGCTCACGGCTTCACCGCCGTCCGCTCGAGGTGTCTGAGAGCCACCTGGAATTGGGCATTGTCCGGCTCGAGTGCGACGGCGCGGCGAATGAGCGTCAGCGCCTCATCGGGCTTGCGCAGGCGGCCCGCGGCGATCCCGGCCACGAAGAGCGCGGTGGCGTTCTTGGGCTCGCGCTCCGCCACCTGCCGGGCCAGGCGGAAGGCCTCCTCGGTCCGGTCTTTCTGGAGCAGCACGATGCTCATCCCGACCTGCGCCGGCAGGCTCCGCGGGTCGAGCTCGAGGGCGCGCTCGAACTGCTGCTGCGCGTCGTCGTAGGCCAAGCGCGTCAGGTCGACGCTGCCGATTCTCGACCGGACATCCGCGTGCTCGAGCGCGGGCCGGCTCGAGGCCGTCACCTCGGGCAGGGACGCGTGCCGAAACTGGTGGACCAGCCGCCAGTTCGCCTCCCCGGTATCCAGGTAGAGCGCGCGCGGCGCGGAGAATTCGAGCGGCAGCTTGTCGTCGGTGTTGAGGCCTCCGCCCTGCGCGAAGCGCGCCGTGTCCGCCTCGCCCAGCATGAAGTAGCCCAGGATGCCCGGCCACGCGCGGACCCCGATCCGCTCGAGATCGCGCCGCACGAGGGCGTTGCCGTCGAAGCGGGTGCGGATCTGGTCGAGGTCGATCGATGAGCTCTCGCGCCGGCCGACGAGGAGGAAGTCGCCCCGCACGGGATTCCACATGCTGGCGGCGGGGAACGCGGATCGGAACGTGTTGACCACCATGCGGAAGTCCTCCGGCCGGATATTGTAGGCTTGGATCCACTGGAGCATGATCCCGCCCGGGCGCAGCCGTTCCCGGGCGAGCCGGAAGAATTCCTCGGAAAACAGCGACGCGAGCCCGCTCATCCAGGGGTTCGACGGCTCCGAAATGATCACGTCGTAGCGCTCCCGGGTCGTGAGCGGGAAGTTGCGGCCGTCGGCGATGACGGTCCGGACCCGGGGATCCTCGAGCACCCCTCCGTGGAGCTGACGGAAGAGGCGGGAGGCCTCGACCACGGCGGGCTCGATCTCGACCGCGTCCAGCCGCTCGATCGGGTACCGGGCGACGGCCCCGGCCGTGATACCGCTGCCCAGTCCTATCCATGAACGCCGAGAGGACGGTCGTTGTCGCGTACACCGTGTGGCCGAACACGAGCCCGACTGACGCTGGCCGGGTGGGGCCAGCCCGGGCGGGGGCAGAAGATCCCGCCACCAAGCCCGGGAAGCTGGTGGCACGGTCCTTGTAAGGGTTTGATTAAGGAAGCGAAAATGGCGGCCGGAAGAGTCCCCGGGTTGCCTGTTGCCATTGACAGATGGAGGGGATTACGGTTACCCTTCGGTGTCGGCCAATGGGCTGGTGTATAAGGCTTTCCGGTCGATCCCAGCGAGTCGGGAGCTTGGAATCTGTGGGCAACGACGGCTGGATGGGGAGGTGTCGGATCGTGCTTCGTACCTATACAAAAATTGAGAGCGGCGTTGCCGCTTTTTGTAGGAGGCTCCGGACGGCGCCGCGAGTCCGTATCCTCGAGTCCACTTCCGGCTTCACCCTCCTCGAGGCCGTCCTCTCCTCAGCGCTCGTCGCGATCGCCGGGATGGGGGTCTTGATGATGTTCTCGACCGGCCAGACCTTTGTCCAGTCGAGCGGCACAGACCGGATCTCGGCGCAGCTGGCGCAACAGCGCATCGAGCAGATACGTGCCACCGGCTACGGGACGAAGTTTCCGCCTGATCCCCGCAGGGAATTGATCTGGACCCTGATTCCGAATAACCCGGGGTACGAGCGTACGACCGGCATCACGGAGGTCTGCTCGACCAATTTCGCCATCGCCTGGAACGCTGGGGGCTGCCCGGATGCGACCGGCCTCGAGCCGCAGGCCAGGCTCGTGGTCGTCACCGTGCGCGCGCTGAACAACAACCAGCCGGTGACCGATCCGCAGACCACGCCCGCGGTCATGCAGACCGTGCTGGTACGCCGGTGAGCCTCCGTCGGCGCGGCCGGCGGGCGCTCGGAGATGCCCGGGGCGTCAGCATGGTGGAAATCCTGATCACGGCGTTCATCTCCGTGATCGTCCTGAGCGCAGTCGGTTCCCTGTACGTGACCAGCAGGCGGGCCTTCGACTTCGGCGCGAGCCAGGCCTACGTCCAGCGGCAGGGCACCCTGCTCCAGGAGCAGATCGCGCGCTGGGCCAAGAACTCCGTGGGGGTGCAGGTGGTGCTCTGTGGGGGGAACGCGACCGCCGGCCGCTCGCTGGCGGTCGAGGGCGCCAATGGAACGATACGCTGCATCTACCAGAGACCCGAGGGGGACGATACCGACGCCGATCTTTTCATGTGCCAGGTCGGCACTTGGACCGCGGGCTGCACCGGGGGATTCCCCTCCAACATGCTCAACCTGACGCCCAGCGAGGTGGCGACCCGGCTCGGGGCCCCCCTCCGAGTGCGGAACACCACGTTCACCCGCGTGACGTGCATTGATCATCCCGGCACACCCCTATCATGCGGGACGGACGGCTCGGGCGACATCGCGCTGTCCGTCACGACGTCGCTCGTGAACGTGCGCTTCGATCTCACCGACAATACGATCTTGAACCCGCAGTTCCCGACCTACGTCGGCATGCGGTTCGGCTTCGGCATCACCTCGAGGAACTGAGGAGCCGCCATGATCCTACTGAGGCCGCTGCTCAGAGACCAGCGCGGAAGCGCCCTGCTGATTTCCCTGGTGATGATCGTAGTCATTACGATACTGGGTCTCGCGCTGTTCGAGCTCGGCCAGATCGAGGGGGAGCAGGCCGGGGCGAGCCTCGGCGACGCCCGGGCATTTGAATTGGCGCAGGCCGGGATGGAGCGCGCCATCCGCGAGCTGAGCAACAGATTCCTCGCCGACCCCTATGGAAGCGAGAGCTGGGTGGACGGCCCGAACAGGCCGACGTGCACCGTTGCCTGCGGGACGGCCGTGTACCAAACGATGACCCTCGCCAACAACACGCTGCCCGTCGCCGGCTTGGACCCCCTCACCGGCCAGGATCCGGGCGGTACCTTCACCGTCGAGCTCAAGCAGGTGTCGGTGGCGGAAGCGAACAACCCGATCTCCCAGGGGGCGGGCTACACGTATCCCCACGGCCAGACCTGCATCCCGTCGTCCCCGAGCACGACGGTCTGCGCCAACCTGATGTTCGTCCGCAGCACCGGGACGGTGGCGGCGGGCTTCCCTCCCGGCTACCAGGCGGTGCGCACCGTGCAGGCGCTGGTCAAGGCCTACAGCACGTCGTACTTCGCGGGCGGCCTGACTGCCGAGAAGGCCAGCGGTGCCAGCAACAATCCGGCCATCGACGGGCGGGTGCTCATCGCGGGCTCGGTCCAGATCCTCGGCACTACCACGATCAATCCGGCGTTCCAGATCGACGGTGGCTCCGGCATGGGCATGAGGAACAACTGGGCCGATCTCTGGCCCGACACCGACCTTGCCGGGGTGCGCACGCTCGCGCGGCTCACGCCCCGGCAGGCCATTTGCCCAACGGGCGCCGGCTGCACCGGAGGCACCAATCTCGTCGAATCGCTCGAGGCCGAGCTGAAGGTCTACGGGAACGTCTCGAACACCATGGTCACGCTCAACGGCAACACCGACCTCGGGATCAGCACCGTCCAGACGGGGAGCGCCTACGGCGATGCCACCGTCGGCAGCCGGTATGGCAAGGGGCGCATAGATGGTGTCTATGTCGCCGACGGCTGCCCGTTTCCCTGCACGGGCAGCAAGTTCAGCTTCGGCGGGAGCTCGGCCATCTACGTCGACACCAACAACTACACCAAGCCGTACCCGTACAGGCCGCCGAAACTGCCGCTCAAGGAGCAGCTGAACGTCTCGGTCCTGTATCCACAGGCGGACTTTGCCACCGTCATCAACGGGACGCCCTACGCTAACTGGTGGGCGGATTTCTTCGTCGACCATGCCCAGCTGAACCCATTGCTCTTGGGTGCTCCATTCGAGGCGCCGGTCGGCGTGCCTCTCACGAACGCGCGCCTGGACTTCAAACTCGCGAATGGCGGGTACTGCGGGACGAGCTACGGCCCTACGACAGGGAACTTCGGCGCTGCGTTTGTAGCCGGTCTCACGGACGCCGCCTCCGGCCCGGGGTTCGGCTTTTGTCACACGTTCAAGTTCGTGAACAAGATAGGCGTGGTGCAGGTCGGTGAGATCTGCTGGCGCCGGCGCGACGTCGGCCTGGTGTCCGACAACATTGTGAACCTGCCGCCAAACTATGCGACCGTGCCGACGCTCGAGTTCGGCGTCGACAATCCCACCGACAACGGTTTGGGGCGTTTCGGGTGCGCCGCCGCGAACGATCCCTCGAACCCGGTGCTGATTTATCACGCCGATAGATGGAGAATCGCCTTCACCAGCAACCCGCCACGAGATTACCAGTACCGCGGGTCGGCGATGATCTTTACCGGCAACCTTGGCGTGATCGACATCGAGAACACCCTGCAGACCGCATGCTCGGCGTCCCCCTGCGGTGCCGATGCCACTGGACGCGGGCAGCGCTTCCCCGAGAACAATCTCTTGATCCTGATCAACCGGACGCCGGGCGCGAACGTAAACATCGCCAACGCGTCATCCACGAACGCCGTGAAGCGTTTCATGGGGTACGTGTACAGCGAGGGCGCCATCCAGACACAGTACTTGTCGAACCTGGTCGGCTCCTTGCGGGCCCAGCAGCTGTGCTTCAACAACTCTTCAAGTACCAGTGGCTGCGCCGGGGTGTCCGCCTCAGGCGGAAACCCGCGGTTCTACCAGGCCAGCTTCCCAGATCCTCGCAAGATTCCGGCCGAATTGCCCGCCTCCTCGGGAGTGTCGGGGAACCGATGGCTTGTCAACGTCGTGCCCCGGTTCTGGATCGAGTGCCGCCGGGGTCCCGGCGACACCTTGCCGACAACGCCGACGGGTACCTGCCAGTACCAGTAACCGTAAGTTTTTTCTCGGGAATTTGGTCGTCCTGTTGTTATAGTCTGATACCTTCGCACAAATCACGTGAGATGACCGGGTCGGCCGCCGCTTTGGGGCGCCGACCTCCCGAGAAGACAAGGGGCCTATGCTCAAAAGTTTCCTTCGCCGCCGGCGGGTCGTGGGCCTCGACATCGGCTCCGGCTCGGTCAAGGCCCTGGCGCTGGAAGGCCGAGGAGATGATCTCGTGATCACGGGTCTCGGGTCCGCGCCGGTGGCGGCCGAGACACGGGTGCAACAGGTCAGCCAGGCGATTCACCTGGCGATGGCCGACGCGGGCGCCGACGGCGAGCCCGTCGTGGCCTCCGTCGGAGGTCCCGAGGTCGTGATTCGCCAGGTGACGTTGCCGCCGCTGCCGGCCGCCCGGATCATCCCCGCGCTCGAGATGCAGTACCGCGATCTCGGCCTTCATCCGCCCGACGAGTCCGTCCTGGACGCCCAGATCCTCCGCTCGGCCGAGGACAAGAGCACCAACGAGATCCTCTCGGTGAGCGTGCCGCGCCTCCTCGTGGACGAGCGCGCGCAGCTGCTCAAGCAGGCGGCCGTCAACGTCCAGGTGCTCGACGTCGAGCCGCTGGCCATCCTGAACGGCGCCCTGCACCTCACCGGCCTGGAGACGGGCGAGCTCCTCGTGGTGGTCAACATCGGGCGGCAGAACTCGGTGCTGTGCCTCTTCAGCGAGCAGGGCCCGGTCGTCGCGCGCTATCTCGAAGTCGGGGCCGAGGCCTTCACCGAGCAGATCCGCGTCGCCTTTCAGCTCTCGCCCTATTCCACCGAGAGCTTCACGCGGACGATCGCGCCGGCCGAGGCGCCCAAGGCCGAGACGGCATGTCGGGAGGTTGTCGAGCGGATGGCGGAAGACATCCGCCTGTCGCTGACCTTCTATCGCACCGAGTACGATCGCGAGAGCCTGCCCCGCTACGCGCTGGGCGGCTGGGCGGACATCCCGTACATCGGCCGCTGGCTGGCGGATCGCCTCGGGCTCTCCGCCCCCTTCGAGATCATGGACCCGCTCCAGGCCGTCGAGGTGCGCGCGGCGCAGGTCGGCGACGTGCCGCGACCGCCGGGCTCGCAGTTCCTGCAGGCTTTCGGGCTGGCGCTTCGGGGACTATGAGCGGACGGTTCTCGGTCGATCTCCTTCATCCCGGCCACGTCGCCGACACGTGGCAGGACTGGTTCATCGGCCCACAGGGCCGCCGCCGCCTGATCATCGCGGCGGGGTTCTCGGCGGGGGTGCTTCTGCTCGTGGTGATTGCCCTCATCCTGCCGACCCGTCTCCGGCTGTCCCAGGACGTGGGTGCCATCCCCAAGCTGCGCGCCGACCTCGCCACGCGGGACGGCGACCTCACGGTCCTGCGCCAGGATCTCCAGGCCCTGAGCGTCGAGGCCAAGCGACAGGTGCGCTGGGCCGAGGTGCTCAACGCCTTCCGCCAGCAGATTCCCCAGACTCTCAAGCTCCAGAAAGTCGAGGCGGGCGGGGGTGCGGCCGCGGCGACCGGTCCGCCGGGGCAGGGTCAGCCGCAGGGGGGCCCGGCCGGGGCGGGGGAGCTGCGCATCGAGGCCTTGACGCCGCTCCGGCCCGGGCCGCCACCGCTGCTGGAGATCGCGCAGTTCATGGGCGGTCTTCTCAAGGACCCGTCCATCTCGAAGCGCTACCAGCTCAAGAGCTGGGAGATCAAGCTGCCGGGCGGCGGGGGCGCGGCGGCCGGCGAGGGCGCGCAGCTTCAGATCGTCATCATGCTCGCGGAGAAGCCGCGGTGAGGGAGCGCGAGCTCGCGATCTTCTGGATCGTCCTCGTCGTGGTCTTCGTCGGGGGCCTGATCGGGCTCCTGCAGTATTCGCGCTCGCTCAGGACCAGCGGCGCCCAGGCTGCGGCGGAGGTGGCCAGGCTCAGGGCGGCCATCGAGCAGAAGCAGAAGGAGATTCTCACCGAGATGAAGAGCAACGCGACCACGCTCCAGGAGATGAGCTGGACGGGGACGACCGGCGATCCCGTGGCCTTTCTCTCGCGCGTGGCCGAGCTGACGCAGGGTTCGCGGCTCAAGGTGTTGGCCGTCGGCCCCCTCGAGCAGCAGGCGACGCCCCAGTTCAGCAAGTCCTGGCACGCGCTGACGGTGCTGGGGCCCTTCCAGGACCTCGTGGACATGGCCGCCCGCGTCGAGACCGAGCGCGGGACGCTCGACAACGTCTCCGTCGAGGCGCAGGCCGCGCAGGCTCCCGCACCGCCACAGCCGGGGCAGGCCCCCCAGCCACGGGTCAGCGCGGAGGTCCTGGCGAAATTCAGGGTGACGGCACTCCAGCTGACCCAACAGGCGCGCAAGATCATCGAGGACGCCGCGAAGGCCAGCGGCGTCTCGCTCACGCCGTCGGCGCCGTTGACGGGGCTGTCGCTGCCCGTGCCGACGGCGGCCTCCGAGTTCCGCGACCCGTTCGCCTTCGGCAGGCCCGTGGACCGGCCTCGCATGGCTGAGGGCAGCGCCCCGCGCGCCGCCTTCGACCTGCAAGGCATCGTGGGTTTCCCGGGCGGCCATCTCGCGATCCTGAACAACCAGATCGTCAGGACCGGCGAGAAGATAGCGGGCTATACCATCGAGCACATCACCGATACGGCCGTGCTGCTCCGTCAGCCCGACGGAACCCCCCGCCGGCTGTCGCTCCCTGACATCGGGGCAGTCGCCAGCAAGAAGCAGCCCGCACCTGGTAAACCGTCTGAGCCGGGTCCCTCTGGGCCGGCACCTGCGCCGTCCCCACCGGCTCCCGGCGGCCCGTCAGGGCCGAGGAGGTAAATCGAGCCATGCCTTCGTGGACACGAGTTGTTGCTGCCGCCGCCGCGGCGCTGCCGCTGTTCTGGATCGGGACCGCGTACCCCCAGTCGGGTTCGACGCCGCCCAGCACCCGGAGCCTCGACTGCTACGAGCGCCTGCCCACCGACCCGATCAACCTGGCGCTGCGGGACGCCAGCACGCAGAGCACCCTGCGGCTGCTCGCCCAGAACTATCGCGTCAACATGGTCGTCACGGACGACGTCACGGGTACCGTCACGCTGGACTTCTACCGCGCTCCCGTTCGTGACGTCTTCCAGGGCATCCTCGACGCCAATGGGCTCGTCTGCGTGAAGCAGGGCGAGCTTCTGCGCGTCAGCACGAGTGACCGCCTCGTCAAGGACGAGAGAGGGCGGGTCGACGCGCTGGTCAGCAGCGCAACTCGGGACGCCGACGTCTCCAAGCGCGTCAACGAGGCGCAGAGGCAGGCTGCCGACAGCGCCGTCAAGCTGGCGGAGTCACAGGTGACGCAGAAGAACTCGGAGATCCAGTCGCAGCGGGGCGAGATCAAACAGGAGATCATCCGGCTCAGGTATCAGGATCCGGGCGTTGTCGCCAAGACCGTCCTCGCGATGGTGGGCATTGGCCCAGACATCCTTATCAAGCCGTGCCGGTTCCTGAAGGAGGACGACAAGCTGAAAATCGAGGCGCTCGACCCTACCGGCGGCGGCGGAGCGAGCTCGGCGACCGAGGCGGAGCGAAGCGCCGTCAACCTCTCCCGCGCGGCGAACGCCGGGACGCTGCAGGTGCAGCCCGCACCGGGCAGGGTGTCGGGCCCTCCCGGGGGTCTCGGGGCCCTGCCTCCCTTCTCCGC
This genomic interval carries:
- a CDS encoding tetratricopeptide repeat protein, encoding MPPASRAWWRDLLPPPGLAPPGQRQSGSCSATRCTRQRPSSRRSWIGLGSGITAGAVARYPIERLDAVEIEPAVVEASRLFRQLHGGVLEDPRVRTVIADGRNFPLTTRERYDVIISEPSNPWMSGLASLFSEEFFRLARERLRPGGIMLQWIQAYNIRPEDFRMVVNTFRSAFPAASMWNPVRGDFLLVGRRESSSIDLDQIRTRFDGNALVRRDLERIGVRAWPGILGYFMLGEADTARFAQGGGLNTDDKLPLEFSAPRALYLDTGEANWRLVHQFRHASLPEVTASSRPALEHADVRSRIGSVDLTRLAYDDAQQQFERALELDPRSLPAQVGMSIVLLQKDRTEEAFRLARQVAEREPKNATALFVAGIAAGRLRKPDEALTLIRRAVALEPDNAQFQVALRHLERTAVKP
- the pilM gene encoding pilus assembly protein PilM encodes the protein MLKSFLRRRRVVGLDIGSGSVKALALEGRGDDLVITGLGSAPVAAETRVQQVSQAIHLAMADAGADGEPVVASVGGPEVVIRQVTLPPLPAARIIPALEMQYRDLGLHPPDESVLDAQILRSAEDKSTNEILSVSVPRLLVDERAQLLKQAAVNVQVLDVEPLAILNGALHLTGLETGELLVVVNIGRQNSVLCLFSEQGPVVARYLEVGAEAFTEQIRVAFQLSPYSTESFTRTIAPAEAPKAETACREVVERMAEDIRLSLTFYRTEYDRESLPRYALGGWADIPYIGRWLADRLGLSAPFEIMDPLQAVEVRAAQVGDVPRPPGSQFLQAFGLALRGL
- a CDS encoding IS1634 family transposase, which gives rise to MPWATMAAVLVLARLCEPSSELHIAEDWYRRTALEDLLALPAARVNDDRLYRALDQLLAHKPALEQHLVARLGELFALDYDLLLYDVTSTYFEGQAARNPLAQRGHSRDHRPDCKQVCIALVVSREGMPVGYELFAGNRTDVTTVEEIVETMETRFGVAHRIWVMDRGMTSEDNLTWLRAGGRRYLVGMPKSELRKWARQIADAQDWHAVRDGVEAKQCTGPDGAETFVLVRSVERREKERAMHARFTRRIDDGLARLGRRLQRARRALDARRLERQLGRLLALNTRAAGRYLIELVPDATVPAGVRLEWTARPEWDDWARWSEGCYVLRTNIADWSAEDLWRTYIQLTQAEAAFRIHKSDLSLRPIWHQKEDRVKAHILVCFLAYVLWKTLEQWQQRAGLGHSPRTILEELRRIQSTDVVLPTEDGRELRLRCVVRPDAAQAALLDRLGLELPERLRIARGLAQTPPV